In the genome of Bradyrhizobium sp. CIAT3101, one region contains:
- a CDS encoding alpha/beta hydrolase, with translation MPVVLDPDAAAVYKAFQEAGRPAYETLTAAEARAYYAQARFATNPEPPELARVAPLSIPAPHGTIPARIYVPKEPRLKDGLAPALVFFHGGGWVIGDLDSHDVVCRQLADAGALMVIAVDYRLAPEHKFPAATDDAITATKWIAANARELGIDASRLSIGGDSAGGNLAAVVALAARDGDGPALTGQVLIYPAVDFAMTHGSHSEPETSVLLTHSVIRWFRDHYLNGAAGIHDWRASPARAETLAGLPPAYVLTAGADPLRDEGDEYAARLKQAGVGVTYKHFPGQFHGFFTMGKLLQQANVAVSEIGAWLKALG, from the coding sequence ATGCCCGTCGTGCTCGATCCCGATGCCGCCGCCGTCTACAAGGCTTTCCAGGAGGCCGGCCGCCCCGCCTACGAGACGCTGACCGCCGCGGAGGCGCGCGCCTACTACGCGCAGGCTCGCTTTGCCACCAACCCCGAGCCGCCGGAGCTTGCGCGGGTCGCGCCGCTGTCGATCCCGGCGCCGCACGGGACCATCCCCGCCCGCATCTACGTGCCGAAAGAGCCGCGCCTCAAGGACGGGCTGGCGCCCGCGCTGGTGTTCTTCCATGGCGGCGGCTGGGTGATCGGCGATCTCGACAGCCATGACGTCGTCTGCCGGCAACTCGCCGACGCCGGCGCCCTGATGGTGATCGCGGTCGATTACCGCCTCGCACCCGAGCACAAATTTCCCGCCGCCACCGACGACGCGATCACCGCGACCAAATGGATTGCGGCGAACGCGCGCGAGCTGGGCATCGATGCTTCGCGCCTCTCGATCGGCGGCGACAGCGCCGGCGGCAATCTCGCAGCCGTCGTCGCGCTGGCCGCGCGTGACGGCGATGGCCCCGCGCTCACCGGCCAGGTGCTGATCTATCCGGCGGTCGATTTCGCCATGACGCACGGTTCGCACAGCGAGCCCGAGACCAGCGTCCTGCTGACGCATTCGGTAATCCGCTGGTTCCGCGACCATTATCTCAACGGCGCGGCCGGCATTCACGACTGGCGCGCCTCGCCCGCGCGCGCCGAGACCTTGGCTGGACTGCCGCCGGCCTATGTGCTCACGGCTGGCGCCGATCCCCTGCGCGACGAGGGCGACGAATACGCCGCGCGCCTCAAGCAGGCCGGCGTGGGCGTCACATACAAGCACTTCCCCGGCCAGTTCCACGGCTTCTTCACCATGGGCAAATTGCTGCAACAGGCCAATGTCGCGGTGAGCGAGATCGGCGCATGGCTGAAGGCATTGGGTTGA
- a CDS encoding Na+-dependent transporter codes for MSSALKTVFALPLRGLTWLGGQGTRAVAAVVFIAAAVPPLGALLRPYVTEAILVLLCISFMRVDLAALYSHLRRPALVATATAWTTIGVPLIVGLIAHASGLTERAPGLSLALMLQSMASPMMASPALAALMGLDATLVLITLVTATAIVPFTASLFASLFLGGMLAISPLTLGLKLLGILAASLLGATMIRWVFGAEAIQRHKQPIDGFNIIILLIFASAIMGDVVSDLMARPVFTISLAALSFAIYFTLLAVTTLLFRRIGYERALALGLMVSQRNLGLMLAATAGALPATTWLYFAMTQFPIHLSPYMLTPIARRLATRGTGATAAGSTS; via the coding sequence ATGTCGTCTGCGCTCAAAACCGTCTTTGCCCTTCCCCTCCGCGGCCTGACCTGGCTCGGCGGCCAGGGCACGCGCGCGGTGGCCGCCGTCGTGTTCATTGCCGCCGCCGTGCCGCCGCTCGGCGCGCTGCTGCGGCCCTACGTCACCGAGGCGATCCTCGTCCTGCTCTGCATCTCCTTCATGCGGGTCGATCTCGCGGCGCTCTACAGCCACCTGCGCCGGCCCGCGCTGGTGGCAACCGCCACCGCGTGGACGACGATCGGCGTGCCGCTGATCGTCGGACTGATCGCGCATGCGAGCGGGCTCACCGAGCGTGCGCCCGGCCTGTCGCTGGCGCTGATGCTGCAGAGCATGGCCTCGCCGATGATGGCCTCTCCGGCGTTGGCCGCGCTGATGGGCCTCGACGCCACGCTGGTGCTGATCACGCTGGTGACCGCAACCGCGATCGTGCCCTTCACCGCGTCGCTGTTCGCGAGCCTTTTCCTCGGCGGCATGCTGGCCATCTCGCCGCTCACACTCGGGCTGAAGCTGCTCGGCATCCTCGCGGCATCGCTGCTGGGCGCCACCATGATCCGATGGGTCTTCGGTGCCGAGGCGATCCAGCGCCACAAGCAGCCGATCGACGGCTTCAACATCATCATCCTCCTGATCTTCGCGTCCGCGATCATGGGCGATGTCGTGAGCGACCTGATGGCGCGGCCGGTCTTCACGATCAGCCTCGCAGCCCTGTCGTTCGCGATCTATTTCACCCTGCTCGCCGTCACGACCTTGCTGTTCCGCCGCATCGGCTATGAGCGCGCACTGGCGCTCGGGCTGATGGTGTCACAGCGCAATCTCGGCCTGATGCTCGCCGCGACCGCCGGCGCGCTGCCGGCCACGACCTGGCTCTATTTCGCGATGACGCAGTTTCCGATCCATCTGTCGCCGTACATGCTGACGCCGATCGCGCGGCGGCTGGCGACGCGAGGAACCGGCGCGACGGCCGCAGGCAGCACCAGCTAG
- a CDS encoding methyltransferase domain-containing protein, which yields MSGMEYSNENAKRLQRIYLTDDVKAQRADTIRHLNLSAGERVLDIGCGPGYLCETMAQIVGLHGAVVGIDVSTDLIAVCNRQKASDWISYAIGNATELGQPDASFDAVVCTQVAEYVPDVDRVLREAFRVLKPGGRTVFVATDWDAVVWHSDNRERMAAVMTSWEAHCAHPRLPRSMAFRLINAGFHLDGASVFPILNLRYDDDSYSKGLAQGIRDFVSRTNDVSADDLNAWHGEFERPTGTGQYFFSTNRYIFRASKPAGALT from the coding sequence ATGAGCGGGATGGAGTACAGCAATGAGAACGCGAAACGGCTCCAGAGAATCTATCTCACCGACGATGTGAAGGCCCAGCGCGCGGACACAATCCGGCACCTCAATCTCTCTGCCGGCGAGCGCGTTCTCGATATCGGATGCGGTCCGGGCTATCTCTGCGAAACCATGGCGCAGATCGTTGGGCTTCATGGCGCTGTCGTCGGTATCGATGTGTCGACCGACCTGATCGCCGTCTGCAACCGGCAGAAGGCTTCGGACTGGATTTCATATGCCATCGGCAACGCGACGGAGTTGGGCCAGCCCGATGCATCATTTGACGCCGTCGTGTGCACTCAGGTCGCCGAGTACGTCCCTGATGTCGACCGCGTGCTCAGGGAAGCGTTTCGCGTCCTGAAGCCGGGCGGCCGAACGGTTTTTGTCGCAACGGATTGGGACGCCGTGGTGTGGCATTCTGACAACCGCGAGCGCATGGCCGCCGTCATGACATCATGGGAAGCACATTGTGCCCATCCGCGTCTCCCCAGATCGATGGCCTTCAGACTGATCAATGCCGGATTTCATCTGGACGGAGCATCCGTCTTTCCGATTTTGAATTTGCGGTACGATGACGATAGCTACAGCAAGGGACTGGCCCAGGGGATCCGGGATTTCGTCAGCCGCACGAACGACGTTTCAGCCGACGATCTCAATGCATGGCACGGCGAATTCGAGCGCCCGACCGGGACGGGACAATATTTCTTCAGCACCAACCGCTATATTTTCAGGGCATCAAAGCCTGCCGGCGCGCTGACATGA
- a CDS encoding GlxA family transcriptional regulator, with product MIGILIFPDFQLLDAAGPISVFEIAARAGDKPLALRVLAMTAGPVRSSSGVEMMARDFKSTNAITTLVVAGGAGVSAAARCPTTLAFVQRLAKRGVRIASVCSGAYVLAEAGLLDGRRATTHWGRTRDFVARYPKIKFEPDQIFTRDGQVWTSAGISAGIDLALAMVTEDHGEEIAQATARQLVLYHRRSGGQSQFSSLLELKTPNGRFGALLSWARENLDTPLTVENLADRAGMSARHFARAFAAETGTTPSKAIERLRIEVARERVQSSREAIELVAEATGFGDPERMRRAFIRAFGQPPQALRRAARAG from the coding sequence ATGATCGGCATCCTGATCTTCCCGGATTTTCAGCTGCTCGATGCGGCCGGCCCGATCTCGGTATTCGAGATCGCGGCACGCGCCGGCGACAAGCCGCTTGCGCTGCGCGTGCTGGCGATGACCGCGGGTCCGGTGCGCTCGTCCTCCGGCGTCGAGATGATGGCGCGCGATTTCAAATCGACGAATGCGATCACGACGTTGGTCGTGGCGGGCGGCGCGGGCGTGTCGGCGGCGGCGCGCTGTCCGACAACGCTCGCCTTCGTGCAGCGGCTGGCGAAGCGCGGCGTGCGGATCGCCAGCGTCTGCTCGGGCGCCTATGTGCTCGCGGAGGCCGGCCTGCTCGACGGCCGCCGCGCCACGACGCATTGGGGCCGCACGCGCGATTTCGTCGCGCGCTATCCCAAGATCAAGTTCGAGCCGGACCAGATCTTCACCCGCGACGGCCAGGTCTGGACGTCGGCGGGCATCAGCGCCGGCATCGACCTCGCGCTCGCGATGGTCACCGAAGACCATGGCGAGGAGATCGCGCAGGCGACCGCGCGCCAGCTCGTGCTGTACCATCGCCGCAGCGGCGGCCAGTCGCAATTCTCGTCGCTGCTGGAATTGAAGACGCCGAACGGCCGGTTCGGTGCGCTGCTGTCGTGGGCGCGGGAAAATCTCGACACACCGCTGACGGTCGAAAACCTCGCCGATCGCGCCGGCATGAGCGCGCGGCATTTCGCCCGCGCCTTTGCCGCCGAGACCGGCACAACGCCGTCGAAGGCGATCGAGCGGCTGCGGATCGAGGTTGCGCGCGAGCGCGTGCAGTCCTCGCGCGAGGCGATCGAGCTCGTGGCAGAGGCGACCGGCTTCGGCGATCCCGAGCGCATGCGCCGCGCCTTCATCCGCGCCTTCGGCCAGCCCCCTCAGGCGCTGCGGCGCGCGGCGCGGGCGGGGTAG
- a CDS encoding DJ-1/PfpI family protein, with translation MTAPLQIGLLVFPRVTQLDFTGPLQVFSSVPGATVHLIWKTLDPVPSDSVLMLTPTVTFADCPQLDVICIPGGFGTDALLNDEETLDFVRKQAEGAKFVTSVCTGSLVLGAAGLLKGYNAATHWSAMEMLSLFGATPTKTRVCVDRNRVTGGGVTAGIDFALTLVSLLVDRTTAEAIQLRLEYNPAPPFNAGSPDTAPADVLALMKERVAPFQARRLEAAKRAAERMM, from the coding sequence ATGACGGCACCGCTTCAGATCGGCCTTTTGGTGTTCCCGCGCGTCACCCAACTCGACTTCACCGGCCCGTTGCAGGTGTTTTCATCCGTCCCCGGCGCGACCGTGCACCTGATCTGGAAGACGCTGGATCCCGTGCCAAGCGATTCCGTGCTGATGCTGACGCCGACGGTGACATTCGCCGATTGCCCGCAACTCGACGTGATCTGCATTCCCGGCGGCTTCGGCACCGACGCTCTCCTCAATGACGAGGAGACCCTCGACTTCGTGCGCAAGCAGGCTGAGGGCGCCAAATTCGTCACGTCGGTCTGCACGGGATCGCTGGTGCTGGGCGCGGCCGGGCTCTTGAAGGGCTACAATGCCGCCACCCATTGGAGTGCGATGGAGATGCTGTCGCTGTTCGGCGCGACGCCGACCAAGACGCGCGTCTGCGTCGATCGAAATCGCGTGACCGGCGGCGGTGTCACCGCAGGCATCGATTTCGCTTTAACGCTGGTCTCGCTGCTGGTCGATCGCACCACCGCGGAAGCCATTCAACTTCGCCTCGAGTATAATCCCGCCCCGCCGTTCAATGCCGGCTCGCCCGATACTGCGCCGGCAGACGTGCTCGCGCTGATGAAAGAGCGGGTCGCGCCATTCCAAGCGCGGCGCTTGGAGGCTGCCAAGCGTGCAGCCGAGCGGATGATGTAG
- a CDS encoding NADH:ubiquinone oxidoreductase subunit NDUFA12 → MKQFFLKLFTWWNGQTFGTQLWTSRFGELVGEDEQGNRYYRTAGGKIDPTLGFERRWVIYNGYAEASRIPTGWHGWMHHVVDVPPTEENYQPREWQKPHQPNPTGTAKAYRPSGSTLAGGKRPKATGDYQPWTPG, encoded by the coding sequence ATGAAACAATTCTTCCTGAAGCTCTTCACCTGGTGGAACGGCCAGACCTTTGGCACCCAACTCTGGACCTCGCGGTTCGGGGAGCTGGTCGGTGAGGACGAGCAGGGCAACCGCTACTATCGGACGGCCGGTGGCAAGATCGACCCGACGCTCGGCTTCGAGCGGCGCTGGGTGATCTACAACGGCTATGCCGAAGCCAGCCGGATCCCGACGGGTTGGCATGGCTGGATGCATCACGTCGTCGACGTGCCGCCGACCGAAGAGAACTACCAGCCGCGCGAATGGCAGAAGCCGCACCAGCCGAATCCGACGGGGACGGCCAAGGCCTACCGTCCGTCCGGCTCGACGCTCGCCGGCGGCAAGCGCCCCAAGGCGACCGGCGACTACCAGCCCTGGACGCCTGGCTAG
- a CDS encoding BA14K family protein: MNSLRVLSAAAALALVLPMATPSFAQGPGGHGGGHVGGGGGGAHFGGGGGGARMGGGGFAGGGPRIGGGGGNFAAGAAVRPSAGPAFSGGGGRNFAATGGQWNGGGGNWHGGGWRRHGGFWPGVAAGAAIGALGSSYAYYGDGPYYGDGYYDNSYYDDGATVAVVPDSGGDSSAYCAQRYRSYDPASGTYLGYDGLRHPCP; this comes from the coding sequence ATGAACAGTCTGAGAGTTTTGAGTGCGGCCGCGGCGCTGGCACTGGTTCTTCCGATGGCGACCCCGAGCTTCGCCCAGGGCCCCGGCGGCCACGGTGGCGGACATGTCGGCGGTGGTGGCGGCGGTGCTCATTTCGGCGGTGGCGGCGGCGGCGCCCGCATGGGCGGCGGCGGCTTTGCCGGTGGCGGCCCCCGGATCGGTGGCGGCGGCGGCAATTTCGCGGCCGGTGCGGCTGTGCGCCCCAGTGCGGGCCCCGCCTTTAGCGGTGGTGGCGGCCGCAACTTCGCAGCGACCGGAGGCCAATGGAACGGCGGCGGCGGCAACTGGCACGGTGGCGGCTGGCGTCGTCACGGCGGCTTCTGGCCGGGAGTCGCAGCCGGTGCGGCGATCGGCGCGCTGGGCTCGTCCTACGCCTATTACGGCGACGGCCCGTATTACGGCGATGGCTATTACGACAACAGCTACTATGACGACGGTGCGACGGTGGCCGTGGTGCCCGACAGCGGCGGCGATTCGTCGGCCTATTGTGCCCAGCGCTACCGGTCCTACGACCCGGCGTCCGGCACCTATCTCGGCTATGACGGCCTGCGTCATCCCTGCCCGTAA